A window from Triticum aestivum cultivar Chinese Spring chromosome 6D, IWGSC CS RefSeq v2.1, whole genome shotgun sequence encodes these proteins:
- the LOC123145637 gene encoding desmethyl-deoxy-podophyllotoxin synthase isoform X1 has protein sequence MEHFTLPYYYQFGSCLFLALLLHVVLRAKKTRPRLPPGPWQLPIIGSLHHLLRGLPHRTMRDLSLRRGPLMQLRVCERVAIVVSSAEAVREIYKGNEANFSERLSSPGIDDLSRHGQGIIFAPYGDHWRFLRRILMTELLSARRVEAFWRIREEEAARLVSSLQAMSDGRLVNIDKRLDEFMTDSAVRAIFGDRLPDRVAFMKNVKQGVDLSSLFDLRDLFPSSRLVRLLPRNGGKAERHRQEMFRLMDNILRSHEERRAARDGDDEQDMVDVLLRIQKEGNMRVALTDGVIRALLIDVFGAALDTSTTTLQWVMVELMANPSVMLRVQSEIDCVLTGQDTVQEASLKGMQYLRVIIKETLRLHPPAPFFPRLCLQDYKIQGYDVPQGVILLTNIWAISRDPKYWDEPEKFMPERFEGVGVADFRGADFEFTPFGIGRRVCPGINFAYANIEIALASLLYHFDWELPPRVDPKKIDMREVFGATVRRKAELFLRPIRRVPLYR, from the exons ATGGAGCACTTCACGCTGCCATACTACTATCAGTTCGGCTCATGCTTGTTCTTGGCTCTCCTCCTCCATGTCGTCCTACGCGCCAAGAAGACTCGCCCGAGGCTGCCTCCGGGCCCGTGGCAGCTTCCGATCATCGGCAGCCTGCACCACCTGCTGCGCGGGCTCCCGCACCGCACCATGCGCGACCTCTCCCTCCGCCGCGGCCCGCTCATGCAGCTCCGGGTGTGCGAGCGCGtggccatcgtcgtctcctccGCCGAGGCGGTAAGGGAGATATACAAGGGCAACGAGGCCAACTTCTCGGAGCGGCTCAGCAGCCCGGGCATCGACGACCTCTCGAGGCATGGCCAGGGGATCATCTTCGCGCCATACGGCGACCACTGGCGCTTCCTTCGCCGGATCCTCATGACGGAGCTGCTCAGCGCGCGGCGCGTCGAGGCGTTCTGGCGGATCCGCGAGGAGGAGGCGGCTCGCCTCGTCTCGTCGCTTCAGGCGATGTCCGACGGCCGGCTAGTGAACATCGACAAGCGGCTCGACGAGTTCATGACAGACTCGGCTGTGCGCGCCATCTTCGGGGACAGGCTACCGGACAGAGTGGCGTTCATGAAGAACGTTAAGCAAGGAGTGGACTTGTCGTCGCTGTTCGACCTCCGGGACCTCTTCCCTTCGTCGCGGCTAGTTCGGCTCCTGCCGCGCAATGGTGGCAAGGCGGAGCGGCACCGTCAAGAGATGTTTCGGCTCATGGACAACATACTAAGGAGTCACGAGGAGAGGAGGGCAGCCAGAGATGGAGATGACGAACAGGACATGGTCGATGTGTTGCTGAGGATCCAGAAAGAAGGCAATATGCGAGTTGCCCTAACCGACGGAGTCATAAGGGCACTGCTCATA GATGTTTTCGGTGCAGCACTTGACACCTCAACTACTACTTTGCAATGGGTGATGGTTGAACTGATGGCGAACCCAAGTGTGATGCTAAGGGTGCAATCTGAGATTGACTGTGTACTCACCGGACAGGACACGGTACAAGAGGCTTCCCTAAAAGGCATGCAATACCTGAGGGTAATTATTAAAGAGACCTTGCGACTGCATCCTCCTGCTCCGTTCTTCCCTAGATTGTGCCTGCAAGACTATAAGATTCAAGGATACGATGTACCACAGGGAGTGATTCTGCTAACCAACATATGGGCAATCTCTAGGGACCCAAAGTATTGGGATGAGCCAGAGAAGTTCATGCCAGAGAGGTTCGAAGGCGTGGGTGTTGCTGACTTTAGAGGTGCAGACTTCGAGTTCACTCCTTTCGGTATTGGGCGGAGGGTTTGCCCTGGGATCAATTTTGCGTATGCAAACATTGAGATTGCGTTGGCTAGCCTTCTTTACCATTTTGACTGGGAGCTACCTCCCAGAGTTGACCCAAAGAAAATAGACATGAGAGAGGTGTTTGGAGCAACTGTTCGAAGGAAGGCCGAGCTATTTTTGCGTCCCATTCGTCGTGTCCCCCTCTATAGATGA
- the LOC123145637 gene encoding desmethyl-deoxy-podophyllotoxin synthase isoform X2, which translates to MEHFTLPYYYQFGSCLFLALLLHVVLRAKKTRPRLPPGPWQLPIIGSLHHLLRGLPHRTMRDLSLRRGPLMQLRVCERVAIVVSSAEAVREIYKGNEANFSERLSSPGIDDLSRHGQGIIFAPYGDHWRFLRRILMTELLSARRVEAFWRIREEEAARLVSSLQAMSDGRLVNIDKRLDEFMTDSAVRAIFGDRLPDRVAFMKNVKQGVDLSSLFDLRDLFPSSRLVRLLPRNGGKAERHRQEMFRLMDNILRSHEERRAARDGDDEQDMVDVLLRIQKEGNMRVALTDGVIRALLIMVVDYAGCVHEDGGGRRTSSIFFFPNGCFRCST; encoded by the exons ATGGAGCACTTCACGCTGCCATACTACTATCAGTTCGGCTCATGCTTGTTCTTGGCTCTCCTCCTCCATGTCGTCCTACGCGCCAAGAAGACTCGCCCGAGGCTGCCTCCGGGCCCGTGGCAGCTTCCGATCATCGGCAGCCTGCACCACCTGCTGCGCGGGCTCCCGCACCGCACCATGCGCGACCTCTCCCTCCGCCGCGGCCCGCTCATGCAGCTCCGGGTGTGCGAGCGCGtggccatcgtcgtctcctccGCCGAGGCGGTAAGGGAGATATACAAGGGCAACGAGGCCAACTTCTCGGAGCGGCTCAGCAGCCCGGGCATCGACGACCTCTCGAGGCATGGCCAGGGGATCATCTTCGCGCCATACGGCGACCACTGGCGCTTCCTTCGCCGGATCCTCATGACGGAGCTGCTCAGCGCGCGGCGCGTCGAGGCGTTCTGGCGGATCCGCGAGGAGGAGGCGGCTCGCCTCGTCTCGTCGCTTCAGGCGATGTCCGACGGCCGGCTAGTGAACATCGACAAGCGGCTCGACGAGTTCATGACAGACTCGGCTGTGCGCGCCATCTTCGGGGACAGGCTACCGGACAGAGTGGCGTTCATGAAGAACGTTAAGCAAGGAGTGGACTTGTCGTCGCTGTTCGACCTCCGGGACCTCTTCCCTTCGTCGCGGCTAGTTCGGCTCCTGCCGCGCAATGGTGGCAAGGCGGAGCGGCACCGTCAAGAGATGTTTCGGCTCATGGACAACATACTAAGGAGTCACGAGGAGAGGAGGGCAGCCAGAGATGGAGATGACGAACAGGACATGGTCGATGTGTTGCTGAGGATCCAGAAAGAAGGCAATATGCGAGTTGCCCTAACCGACGGAGTCATAAGGGCACTGCTCATA ATGGTGGTGGACTATGCTGGTTGTGTTCATGAAGATGGTGGTGGAAGACGAACGAGCAGTATATTTTTTTTCCCAAATG GATGTTTTCGGTGCAGCACTTGA